The following nucleotide sequence is from Drosophila yakuba strain Tai18E2 unplaced genomic scaffold, Prin_Dyak_Tai18E2_2.1 Segkk2_quiver_pilon_scaf, whole genome shotgun sequence.
CCGGAAATGTGATGAGTCGAATCGAGGCAATCGAAACCTTGGAGCACCTCATTTTCAAGTGTCCAGCCCTAAGAATAAGTGTCCGGCAAGAATAAACTACCTGGGCGCTCCGGTTCTGGCATCGCTAGAAGATGCCTCCAGAAAGAAGCAAGGCGAACTACTTGCCTTCAGGAAAAATACCTCGATCCTAAAAGATTTCGAAAACCGCGTAAACATTCTCTAGGTCCATAAAAAACATTCGGACAGCTACGGGCCATGCGCCTATGCCCGGCCCCGTGAGGGCCTTCcgacctaacctaacctaaccttTAACATTCGTCGGGATAGCGAAATGTTTTACGGCTCGAGTCTTTTCGGAGCCAGGCCAAATCCTTCCGTTTTGAACCGTATGTCCGAGGAAATCAATTCTGCTTTCCAGAAAACggcatttttccattttataatCAATGAAAAACGAGCAGCTACCTCCAGCACTAATTTAAGCTTTTCCAAGCATTCATCTACCGACATGCCGTATATGAtaatgtcatccatataaatttgcattacaAGATCTTGGAAAACGGCGTTTATAGATCGTATAAACGTAGCTGGCGAGTTTGTGAATTCGAAGGGCGTTTTATTAAACTCGAACAGGCTTTCCTTGGTTATAAATGCTGTGTATTTTCGGCTTTCCTCTTGTACAGGGAcgtgaaaaaaaatgttctcCAAATCCATGACGACAAAAAGTTTTGCTGCCTGCAAAGCGGCACGGGAAAGCAGTCTTTTAAAACCATGGAGTTAAGTTGAAGAAAATCAACGCAGACTCTGATGGAtccatctttttttttgacgaTGACGGCTCTGCTGGCAAAATTTGACGTTGACTTGCGTACTATTTTGTTTCGTAGCCATTCCGAAACTTGATCTCGAATCGCTTCGCGTTCAACCATTGAGTATCGACTGGGCTGGTATTAAAATGGTATCATCTTCTCCTCTGGCACAATCTTCAGCTTGATTGGGCTTTTTGTAGCGGGCGACTCCGGTTTTTAAGCCGTGACAATGGATCGTATAACTGGCTCGAACTGCGCAGGAGTGTGGATTTCAATATCGGCTTCtacaacaatttaaatacttaGCTCATTGTGCGCCTCCTTTTCCACCGGCGCAACCTTctgaaaaaagtgaaaaccaCTCCGATCCAAAACAACGCAAAATTTTGACACGAATTCTGTCACCGGCACCACGACAAACTTCTGCTGATCTTGTATGTTGTCTACCAGCACATCAGCAACAAAATATCCTATCGGCAATGTTTTAGTGTTGCCCAGACCCCTCAGCATTGATACCGACTTCTGCAGCTGGACATCAGGAAACATTTGAAACACGCTGGCTTTTATGATGGAGCCCCTTTGTCAACCAGACAATCGATTGCAACTTTATTGATGACAAGAGATTAAAGGCGCTTGTTGCCCCGTATCACTCTTACGCTTTGCACAGCTTTTGGACAATTTCTCGACCTGTGACCACTTTCGTTGCACTTAAAACATTTAGTTGCAGCTTGACAATCCTTCCAGAGATGATCTGTGGATCCGCAATTAAAACAGTGCGCTGCTCTTCCTCCATATTCGGCTTTTTCACTGATCCGGCTGTATGTTTATGAACTGGTTCGCAATCTTTCATCTATTCGTAAATTGAATACTGACTCTGTAGTTTATCGTTAGTCTTGCAACTGAACATGCTGTATTTGTATtcacaaatgcggatggtgatcgtatgaggagggcctgccgttgccagttacgcaacaaggcaaagcgtagtaacggcagtgcgaagcccggagaaagagagtttagagactctgggctggagaaagagagtttggagactctagaggaagagagtttggagactcgggaagtggagagagagggtggagactccggacttactgcaaagagagtttggagagtcagcagactcaaaggcaaataacgggacaaatcgaactttggacgGGGCCAACGGGAAAAGTTGTGGTttttggatccggagactggagaccaaaaggatgaaccgttagaggaggcctatataaacaggctGAACGCTGGAAGTGTACAAGTAAACAACGTTAGAACGAggtcagcagaggagctacagccgtggtggtcaacaaggagcaagatcgctacgtcaagacgttcgggacgagaaggtctccgaattgagacgctggtagctgaggtccagtacgacgaagcacgagtagcccagaagcgcccaacaggcGTAGCCAAActaaggagggcacaggatgAGCGGCAGGGcttgtggtgtagacccggagaactctgtaggagacctCGAACctgaaccaggcgatcgcctaggtgtgtccgtgcgatcaaaacaggcgtgataccggcgccaccagtccgaaccagacgttgggttgacgtgttgctgttccacagccgtttgccttggggatcacagccgttagctgccgtgagtctgcgtaagacaacaactctaAGCCCAAGCGACGAGGTCCgccacattcaggacgacaggagcggcgagacagcggaacgaggccggtggacaatccatccagcacaaaggccggataatcagattttttttgtaaatccaagcacaaataaagatccaagaacgaaactgcgagtgttattaccggtaaccgggtgatcacgttattctataaatttggtgggacgaacgcacaaactctactgagctagccgcacgtattccgtagcgagcagacaaacaaaatcacgaagctcgcggacaaggtgaggcaaaggaagcaaggctttagggaggcattcaaggactacatggtcgagatgcagaccctgataagaccccttgggtatgggaagaagaaaacgctggagctcatcaaggagaactgcacgccagacctccgaatagcgttgagatcctaccacgtggacgacctagaggccctcatgatcctggcagatgagtacgaggaactgcacagggaacgggaagcctttgcggaagagcacaaattcagccgcaacaaagccccTGCCGCAACACAAGTCACGTGTAGAATgtgtgaggactcaggagagCTAGGCACGCAGTCCCAGGAGCAGTGGGCACGATATACCCTGGGTCAGTCTGGGCGGCACAACACAACcttatggaggccgccagtcaccacccagagACACACGGGAACGACTCTTGCGGGCAAGTCGGGTCAACACCCAACCCATGTGGCCAATCCACAAGAAGCTTGTCGCAGGTGCTaatattaccagggatagtggatgcgttAGTGCTGGGGTagaatttcctcacgcaagtcgggcCGAGACCGAAACAtcgagtatagccgagcacacgataaccatgaaggacgataaaccaattaagcagagatactaccgcaagaatccaaagattcaaggggagatcaacgcgaaggtggacgaactgctggagagggggatgatagagcattcaaggagcccgtacagctcacccatagtcatggtaaagaagaaaacaggaaaatggagactatgcgtggacttcagaCAGATAAACgcgatgccacggataaactacatcctcgaccaactaaGGGAGACTCgcttcataagcagtctggacctGAAGGATGGATATTGGCAAATACCGCaggaagagtcaagccggggATTCATGAccttcacggtcccagggaaagggctgttccaatggaaagtgatgccatttgggttacactccgcgtcggccacatttcgccgcatgcatttgcgtatcaagacgacatcatcgttAGAGGAACAcaccctagaggaacacaagagaaacctcagggaggtattcCGCCGCTTGAAGAAGGCgaacctgaaaataaacccGGAGAAATGacagttcttcaaacaagaacttctgtacctaggacaccgcgtcacaagccaagggataggcacggacccaaaaaaaggtagcagccatagcccagctagaaccaccgtcatcggtccgagggctgaggcaataccttggagtcgcatcgtggtaccgacgtttcgtgcctgacttcgcgcccattgtaaggccactcaacgacctcctccgcaagggtaccaagtggacatggtcacaggaccaccagcaagccttcgaggtGGTAAAAGCCAGGctggttaccgacccagtcttggcgtgccccgactttGGGAAAACGTTCATcttgcaaacggacgccagtgactacgggattggcgcaatcctcacacaggacacagaggagggcgaaagggtcatttcatactccagccggaccctaaacggagccgacAAGAACTACTCAACAACAGAAATGGAGTGCTTggctattcggaagctaacgccgtaccttgagggctcccactttaaggtagtgacggatcatatggcATTGAATTGGCTGAACAAGCCgttcgggaagaattgccaaATGGACGTTGGAGTtgcagcagtatgacttcgaggtagcatatAGGAAAGGCCAGTTGAACGTGGTAGAAGATGCTTtatcgaggcagccactgccagagtcggtctcagcagaacTCGAAATGTTGAGAAGAACGCAGGACAAAGAGGCCGAATAAAAATGCAGCTGGATCACGGAAATGCGGGAGAAGGTAAAGGCACatcctcaaaagttcccagactacgtaTAGGAGAGTAGcaccctttacaggcagatttcgcatagagcagggaacgaagatgtCGTGACCTGGGagctatgtgttccgcggcaACTGAGAGAAACTGTCTTGCGCGAAAACCACGTCTCCGCAGCagccggtcatgtaggcagtcggaagacgattgtacggcttgcagcccggtactgCTGGCCAGGAgtgcagagagacgcaagggcctacgttcggaaATACGAGGACTGCGCAAGGTTCAAAtcgaatcagcggcaggcggcaagatgttgacacagatcccggaggaaccctgggcgacagtgtgcgccgatttcgtcggaccactaccAAGATCGAAGCACGGAGCACAACATACTGTttatgttgttggtactgatcgacaggttttcgatgtggacggagttggtgcctttgcgaacagccacggcggaaacgttgcagaaagcgtccagggaacgcatagtctcacgatttaaagtaccgaaggtggtgatcacggacaacggcgtgTAGTTCACGAGtcgggcttttaagaagttcctcaacgacatgcagtttacggcaccgtataccccacaggagaatctGACGGAGAGAGCCAACCGCACGGTGAAGACAAtgcagtttgccggacagaaccagaggaattgggatgaaagatggCCCGAGATCATGCTGGCGGTGAATTCCAGTAtttcagattccacaggctactcaccggcatttcTGACACAAGGCCGCGAGCCGCGGctaccgaacgcactctatgacagagaaacgctaggtacagGAAGGCAACGAGAGTCACCAGAAGGAAACGCTGAAAATTGAGAGAGGTCTTCAAGATTATGCGAaggaacctagagagggtgtctcatatgccaccttttccaaaaGCCTTGAACCATGGCTTGCAGCTGATTCCACCTCTCCAATCGATTGACTTGCATATCCAGACGACAGGGTTCAGGCAATGCAGTATACGGAGATCCAgtcaaaaaacaagagagaacgctatagtatagtgtaagtgcgaaggacagtttttggcggtttgtgggcgtggcagaacgtttcttggcaaatccatagaaattcacaagaccaatataaaaatgaaaaaatttcaaaacattttttaaaagtgtgggcgtggcagctttgggcggtttgtgggcgttagagtgggcgtggcagaaagttttttggcgaatggatagaaatttacaagactaatacaaaaataaaaaaatatccaaacattttttaaaagtgtgggcgtggcagctttgggcggtttgtgggcgttagagtgggcgtggcaaaaagtttttttgcaaatcgataaaaatttttaagaccagtataaatatgaaaaaatattaaaacatttttcaaaagtgtgggcgtgacagctttgggcggtttgtaggcgttagagtgggcgtggcaaaaagtttttttgcaaatcgatagaaattttcaagaccaatacaaaaatgaaaaaatattaaaacatttttcaaaagtgtgggcgtcgcagttttgggcggtttgtgggcgttagagtgggcgtggcagcatgatgacaaacttgcgctgcgtctatgtccctggagtctgtatgcctaatctcaactttctagcttttgtagttcctgagatctcgacgttcatacggacagacagacggacagacggacatggccaaatcgactcggctattgatcctgatcaagaatatatatactttatatggtcggaaacgcttccttctgcctgttacatacttttcaacgaatctagtatacccttttactctacgagtaacgggtataatgagcAGGCGTCAGTGGATCCAAAGAATTATCCCCATTTGGGCACAGCGGGCGTGAATTCAGGATAGCTTCAATCTGGGTCAGGACAGTAGAGAGCTCCTCAAACGTTAAAGCCTTTGATCCAAGTATCCGTTTCATATGGAGTTTAATTGAGCGAACTCCAGCTTCCCACATCCCTCCAAAATGGGGAGCAGACGGGGGTATAAAGTGCCAAGAAATCCCTTCATTGGCAAAGAATCCTGCTAGTTCCTCATCTTTGGCTTGTTGAATGGCCAGACGTCTCATGTCATCCAAAGTTCGCTTGCCTCCATGAAATGTAGTTCCGTTGTCCGAATACAGGTCAGTAGGCTTCGCTCGGCGGGCAATGAATCGTTGAAAGGCTGCGATGAAAGCCTGTGTAGTTAGCTCACTAACAACCTCGATGTGAAGTGCCTTTGTAGTGAGGCacacgaaaatagaaaaccatgcCTTTCCGATGCGTGGAGTTCTTCATTTTGATTCCTTGATTGCGATCGGTCCAGCGTAGTCCAGCCCTGTGTGTTGAAAGCAGCGGCTAGCTTGAACTCGAGGAATTGGTAGCTCTCCCATGATCTGGTTGCTTGTGCCCTTTCGTTGAAGAAAACAGGATTTGCATTGGAAGACTGCCTTTCTGACAAGATTGCGGGCTCCCAGAATCCAGTACTGCTGACGAAGATTGGTGAACGTTGCATCAACTCCAGTGTGCAGATAGGAGACATGAAAATGTCGAACCAGCAGTCCAGCTAGTGGTGTATCTTTAGGTATCAGAATCGGGTGCTTGGCGTTGTAGTTGAGTGTAGATTGCTCGATTCTCCCACCGACTCGCATTACTCCATAATCAtccagaaacggagaaaaccgGATAAGATGCGATTTAGCGTTAAGCTGGTGTCGATTCTCTAGCTGCGCATATTCTCTGGCAAaggatttttgttgcacatgtcGAATAAGTCGGCGCTGTGCGTCCAGCAACTCTTCAGACGTAAGGAATGTTGCCGAATTCCTATGATGAGATCGAAGAGTGTGAATAAAGCGATGACAGTAGCTAGATACCCTTATAAGACGCGTCCAGGTTGAGAATTTGTGGATGAGTAACTCGTGTATACTTTCATCAGGAAAGTTATGTAGAGTCGTGGGCTTTACGGCTCGTTCTTCGGTGTTGACATCGAAACTTGAAGATACGCTGAACTTGCTTGTAGAAGGTGGCCACTCAGAGGTGGGTGTGGCCAGCCAGGACGGACCTTTCCACCACAGTCGATGCTCCAGAAGCTTTGACGGATGAAGTCCTCGGGAAGCACAATCAGCAGTATTGTCTTCCGTGCGAACATGGTTCCAGCAGCTACGGGGAAAGTCGCTCAATATCTCAGAAGTTCGGTTGCAGACGTAGGTGTTCCACCGTCGAGGGGGAGCTGAAAGCCAGTGTAGCACAATTTctgaatctgtccagcagctcgTGCTGAAAAGAGGAATTGTTAGTGATGCTTTGACAATAGACAGCAATCGAGATAGAAGTAACGCAGCGTTTAGCTCCAAACGTGGAATTGAAAGCTGCatccaactgcaactcgagcgtAAACTACCGCACCGTAGGCGTGCGAGGATGCGTCGGCGAATCCGTGTAGTTGAACATCTCGAAATGGTGACGCAATATACCGTGGTACTTGGCATTGCGTAAGTGCTGGCAAATCCTCTACTAAGGCTCTCCAGCGCGTACGTAGACTTTCAGGAATGGGTTCGTCCCACTGCAGGACACTTGTCCAGCTTTCTTGGAAGATTAGCTTGAGTAGAACTGTGACCGGCGCTACCAGTCCAAGCGgatcataaattcttgataGCTAAAACAAGAGTTCTCTTTTCGTCGGAGAAATGGTCGCATCGCATCCCTTTAGTTTGAGATACAGAACGTCCTTCACAGGGTTCCATTGGCTACCAAGAACTTTGACAGGTGAATCCGTTGAGAAGCTG
It contains:
- the LOC122319642 gene encoding uncharacterized protein LOC122319642, encoding MFNYTDSPTHPRTPTVRTSCWTDSEIVLHWLSAPPRRWNTYVCNRTSEILSDFPRSCWNHVRTEDNTADCASRGLHPSKLLEHRLWWKGPSWLATPTSEWPPSTSKFSVSSSFDVNTEERAVKPTTLHNFPDESIHELLIHKFSTWTRLIRVSSYCHRFIHTLRSHHRNSATFLTSEELLDAQRRLIRHVQQKSFAREYAQLENRHQLNAKSHLIRFSPFLDDYGVMRVGGRIEQSTLNYNAKHPILIPKDTPLAGLLVRHFHVSYLHTGVDATFTNLRQQYWILGARNLALHIEVVSELTTQAFIAAFQRFIARRAKPTDLYSDNGTTFHGGKRTLDDMRRLAIQQAKDEELAGFFANEGISWHFIPPSAPHFGGMWEAGVRSIKLHMKRILGSKALTFEELSTVLTQIEAILNSRPLCPNGDNSLDPLTPAHYTRYS